The following coding sequences are from one Atribacterota bacterium window:
- a CDS encoding DegT/DnrJ/EryC1/StrS family aminotransferase translates to EKLADIPGISFQKIIASRYNYIYMPECFENNQIRNKIYSELINKHNIKTRKYFYPLTADFDYFLDSKNNYKVNKNKLNIAHSVSDRILCLPLYTDLSIDTVDTIVRLIKEIINK, encoded by the coding sequence AAGAGAAGTTAGCAGATATTCCCGGTATAAGTTTCCAGAAAATTATTGCTTCCAGATATAATTACATCTATATGCCTGAATGTTTTGAAAATAATCAAATAAGAAACAAGATATATTCAGAGTTGATTAATAAGCATAATATCAAGACAAGAAAGTATTTCTACCCACTTACAGCTGATTTTGATTATTTTTTGGACAGCAAAAATAACTACAAAGTAAATAAAAACAAGTTGAATATTGCTCATTCAGTCTCAGACAGAATTTTATGCCTTCCATTATATACAGATTTGTCCATAGATACAGTTGATACAATTGTTCGCCTTATTAAAGAAATAATCAATAAATAA
- the rfbA gene encoding glucose-1-phosphate thymidylyltransferase RfbA codes for MKGIILAGGSGSRLNPSTKAISKQLIPVYDKPMIYYPLSTMMLAGIRDILIISTPRSLPNFEDLFGNGEEIGLNISYQGQPKPEGIAQAFIIGEEFIGKSPVCLILGDNIFYGHNFSKKLQKRAKLENGACIFGYWVSDPERYGIISFNHNKKVLSIEEKPKSPRSNYAVPGLYFYDNRVVEITKQLSPSDRGELEITDVNMKYLQQGNLEVEILGRGYAWLDTGTPDSLIDASNYIATIERRQGLKIGCIEEVAYLMGFIKANQLKRIINRLPGNNYKEYLEKILIDKMR; via the coding sequence ATGAAAGGTATTATTTTGGCAGGTGGTTCCGGCAGCCGTCTCAACCCTTCTACTAAAGCAATAAGTAAACAGCTTATACCTGTATATGATAAGCCGATGATTTATTATCCATTATCAACCATGATGCTGGCTGGTATTAGAGATATATTAATCATTTCTACTCCCCGGAGTCTGCCTAACTTTGAGGATTTGTTTGGCAATGGTGAAGAAATTGGGTTAAATATCTCCTATCAGGGTCAGCCAAAGCCTGAGGGTATTGCACAGGCTTTTATTATTGGAGAAGAATTTATTGGGAAAAGTCCGGTTTGTTTAATATTAGGAGACAATATTTTTTATGGTCATAATTTTTCAAAAAAATTACAGAAAAGAGCAAAATTGGAGAATGGGGCATGTATTTTTGGTTACTGGGTTTCAGATCCTGAAAGATATGGAATAATTTCATTTAATCATAATAAAAAAGTTTTAAGTATTGAAGAAAAACCAAAATCACCCAGGTCAAATTACGCAGTGCCAGGTCTGTATTTTTATGATAATAGGGTAGTTGAAATTACCAAACAATTATCTCCATCAGACCGAGGTGAGTTGGAGATTACTGATGTTAATATGAAATATTTGCAGCAGGGCAATCTGGAAGTAGAAATCCTGGGAAGAGGATATGCCTGGCTGGATACCGGTACTCCGGATAGCCTGATTGATGCTTCAAACTATATTGCTACTATTGAAAGACGGCAGGGGCTTAAGATTGGCTGTATTGAAGAGGTTGCTTACCTGATGGGTTTTATAAAAGCTAACCAGCTGAAAAGGATAATCAACCGGCTTCCCGGTAATAATTACAAAGAATACTTAGAAAAAATACTCATAGATAAGATGAGATAA